One stretch of Juglans microcarpa x Juglans regia isolate MS1-56 chromosome 3D, Jm3101_v1.0, whole genome shotgun sequence DNA includes these proteins:
- the LOC121255761 gene encoding HVA22-like protein c has protein sequence MSSGNFLQVVVKNFDVLALPLVTLVYPLYASIKAIETKSPTDDQQWLTYWVLYSMLTIFELTFAKVLELLPIWPYAKLIVSCWLVLPHFNGAAYVYRNFIRPFYMNPQTHVQMWYVPRNNIFKKQDDVLTAAERYIEEHGPEAFERLISKADREGRSAKRSSNFMAFDDDYIY, from the exons ATGAGTTCCGGGAATTTTCTTCAAGTGGTGGTCAAGAACTTTGATGTTCTAGCATT GCCTCTGGTCACTCTTGTTTATCCACT GTATGCTTCCATCAAGGCTATAGAGACCAAGTCTCCAACCGATGATCAGCAATGGCTTACATATTGGGTTCTCTACTCTATGCTCACAATCTTTGAGCTTACATTCGCCAAAGTCCTTGAATT GCTCCCCATTTGGCCTTATGCTAAGCTTATTGTGTCATGCTGGTTGGTCCTGCCGCACTTCAATGGGGCAGCATATGTTTATCGGAACTTCATTAGACCATTCTATATGAATCCACAAACTCATGTTCAAATGTGGTATGTCCCACGTAACAACATCTTCAAAAAGCAAGATGATGTTCTTACTGCTGCTGAGCGATATATTGAAGAGCATGGACCTGAAGCCTTTGAAAGGCTTATAAGCAAg GCTGATAGAGAAGGTAGATCAGCAAAGAGGAGCAGCAATTTCATGGCCTTCGATGATGATTATATTTATTGA